A window of Flavobacterium flavigenum contains these coding sequences:
- a CDS encoding YebC/PmpR family DNA-binding transcriptional regulator, translating into MGRAFEFRKGRKMKRWSAMAKTFTRIGKDIVMAVKEGGPNPDANSRLRAVIQNAKAANMPKDNVERAIKNASNKDTANYKEILFEGYAPHGIAILIETASDNNNRTVANIRSYFNKCNGTMGTQGSVEFMFDHTCNFRIANNGLDAEELELELIDFGAEEVFEDEDGILIYAPFGSFGALQKELENRGLEILSSGFERIPQITKELTEAQIADVEKLIEKIEEDDDVMNVYHTMKEH; encoded by the coding sequence ATGGGAAGAGCGTTCGAATTTAGAAAAGGAAGAAAAATGAAACGTTGGTCAGCAATGGCCAAAACATTTACCAGAATTGGTAAAGATATCGTTATGGCTGTTAAAGAAGGCGGACCAAACCCAGACGCCAATTCTAGATTAAGAGCAGTTATACAAAATGCAAAAGCAGCCAACATGCCTAAAGATAATGTGGAGCGTGCTATAAAAAATGCAAGTAATAAAGATACTGCCAACTATAAAGAAATTTTATTCGAAGGATATGCCCCTCACGGAATTGCCATTTTGATTGAGACAGCTTCTGATAACAACAACAGAACAGTAGCCAATATCCGCAGTTATTTCAATAAATGCAACGGTACTATGGGTACTCAGGGTTCTGTTGAGTTTATGTTTGACCACACTTGTAATTTCAGAATTGCTAATAATGGTCTTGATGCCGAAGAATTAGAATTAGAACTAATTGATTTTGGTGCCGAAGAAGTTTTTGAGGATGAAGACGGAATCTTAATTTATGCTCCTTTTGGAAGTTTTGGAGCTTTACAAAAAGAATTAGAAAACAGAGGACTGGAAATCTTATCATCTGGTTTTGAACGTATTCCTCAAATCACAAAAGAATTAACAGAAGCTCAAATAGCGGACGTTGAAAAACTGATTGAAAAAATAGAAGAAGATGATGATGTAATGAACGTCTATCATACTATGAAAGAGCATTAA
- the kdsA gene encoding 3-deoxy-8-phosphooctulonate synthase, whose protein sequence is MNLQHIPQIKHTDSGNFFLLAGPCAIEGEEMALRIAEKLVGITNKLQIPYVFKGSFKKANRSRIDSFSGIGDEKALKILRKVSETFHVPTVTDIHTNEDADMAAQYVDVLQIPAFLVRQTDLVVAAANTGKTVNLKKGQFMSPESMKHAVQKVLDCHNENVMVTDRGTMFGYQDMIVDYRGIPTMQQYATTVLDVTHSLQQPNQTAGVTGGRPDMIETVAKAGIAVGVDGIFIETHFDPANAKSDGANMLHLDYFEGLMTKLVAIRKTVNSF, encoded by the coding sequence ATGAATTTACAGCATATTCCACAAATTAAGCATACTGACAGTGGCAATTTCTTTTTATTAGCAGGACCCTGCGCTATAGAAGGAGAAGAAATGGCGCTTCGAATTGCGGAAAAATTAGTTGGTATTACCAACAAACTTCAGATTCCTTATGTATTTAAAGGATCATTTAAAAAAGCCAACCGTTCCAGAATTGATAGTTTCTCCGGAATTGGTGATGAAAAAGCACTAAAAATTTTACGAAAAGTTTCTGAAACTTTCCATGTTCCAACAGTAACGGATATTCATACGAATGAAGACGCTGATATGGCTGCACAATATGTGGATGTATTGCAAATCCCTGCTTTCTTAGTACGTCAGACTGATTTGGTTGTAGCTGCTGCTAATACAGGAAAAACAGTAAATTTGAAAAAAGGACAATTTATGAGTCCGGAAAGCATGAAACATGCAGTTCAAAAAGTATTAGATTGTCATAATGAAAATGTTATGGTTACAGACCGCGGTACTATGTTTGGTTATCAGGATATGATTGTTGATTACCGTGGGATTCCCACTATGCAGCAATATGCTACAACGGTTCTGGATGTAACACACTCTCTACAACAGCCAAACCAAACTGCAGGTGTTACCGGTGGAAGGCCAGATATGATAGAAACTGTTGCCAAAGCAGGTATTGCTGTAGGTGTTGATGGTATTTTTATCGAAACTCATTTTGATCCTGCAAATGCTAAAAGCGATGGTGCCAATATGCTTCATTTGGACTATTTTGAAGGACTAATGACCAAATTGGTAGCTATCAGAAAAACGGTTAATTCATTCTAA